A region of the Cryptococcus deuterogattii R265 chromosome 1, complete sequence genome:
ATTTGGTGTTTGCCAACGGAGCAGACTTGAGTACTTGAGGGTCTTCTGTGAATCGTATCATTACCGTAGAGCACGTACGCTGGTGGAAAAAAGTACTATACACCCTTGCGTCCCGTAATTGTAATTGCATCTTACATGTGCATGAAAACTGAACAATGTCTGGAAATACTTTAAGAAAGCGTGTGTAAAGTATATGCTGTTACAATGATGCATGAGTATATTAGCTGCTACTTGCCTGTAAGTCTACACATCGCCCGATCCTCTATCGACACAGTAATCCAGCTGTTATCTCCTGTCTGGTGACAACTCTCgtcctttgccttctttccgTTGAGCACCTCCTTGAGGAGCCTTGGCGAATGCAAAAGTGCTTTGATATCCGTGTTAGTCGGCACAAGTCATATACAAAACCGACACAGAAAATACGCACACGTGAATTGTTTGTTCAAGGAAAGTGGTGCCATCGGCCTCCGCAATTGCCCTCTCCGCATTTTCTCGGTCATTATATTCAATGATTGCATAGCCCTGATTTTCATACATGTCAGCCAATGCTTCCGCCTACCTGTAAAAGCTCATTTTGCCTGACGGTGTCGTAGCCTTACGACGCAAAGCAACCATGTAGCATTTTAGTAAAATGGACCCACCATAACGTAACCCGTCCGTCTGTTCAATGGC
Encoded here:
- a CDS encoding RNA-binding protein 8A, translated to MADVEMNGKSKDLSWAAKSVEGWNIFVTGLHEEATEEDVQDFFADFGSIKQVNMPLNRRTGYVMGYAIIEYNDRENAERAIAEADGTTFLEQTIHVTFAFAKAPQGGAQRKEGKGRELSPDRR